In Mangifera indica cultivar Alphonso chromosome 7, CATAS_Mindica_2.1, whole genome shotgun sequence, the genomic window ATCACAAGAAAATGCCGCCCTTTAGTTGAGGGAGCAGGAGAAGTGAAACCTGAAGTAACATTATTCACAGCTGCTGGAGCCTCAGCAGCTGCCGCGCGATTCCGCCAAAGTTGCCAAAACCGCACATCGTCATCATAGAAATTCACCTGCTTAACACTTAAACAGCCAAATGCCGCCACAACAGGACCCCGTTTCAATAAATAGAAACATGTAAAAGAGCACAAATTACATTGCAGAGATCATTACCTTCCTCCACGTATGGCTTCGGTAGGTTTCCCTTTCGAATCTGTGACTAAAATTATAGAGAATCTAATTAAACATTGGATCCgccaatcaaacacaaattaagTAATCAACAGAACGAGACTATTGATACCTGATTCGCCCTCCGCAAGCTTATCTAATTTGACGCCAACCAAACGGCGCTCATCGACTCCACCGGCTTTTAGCTCATAGATAACCTGTTTGTGCTCCCAATTCCAAACGGAGACGCGATCCGATGAATCGGCGGTGACGAGCCAAGGATGAGTAGGATGGAGTTGTATCTTCACAATTTTATCGGTGGTCGGCCGAAATGCTCTCAGCCGCAGCATTTTGCTTCTACCTTCTCAACAAAGCTTGCGAATTCAACTAAGATATTGATTACAGtttcttttcattcattcaCTTCAATGCTCGCCGGATTCAAATTGTCcccttaaagttttcaaatccCAGATCTCTTCTTTTGCGACCAAGTAAATTTCAACACCAAGTTAAAAAATAACCATATTTTGAAGCGAGGCCTAAATATGTGGCTATTTGCAAAAAAGTGTTGAGGAATCGGGTCAGCCCTTTAAAACGAAGggttattttctaaaatacttTCTAAAATCAGgcttattttatctaatttggtgaaatattttattaatgatcaGGAAGCTTGACGTTAATTCAAGTTGGGTTACTTTTATCGCCAAAAATTGGGCCACAGACGATATATGGGCTTTTAGCAGACCATAAATAAGTCCCTACTGCGCTCTGCTTGGTTTCTCATCGCAGCTGCTTCAACTTCAGAGGGTTTTACTTTTCCATTTTTTGTGTGTCAAACAAGGTAGTATCTGACCGCCATTGTTTTCTTCGATTTCACTTCAGCATCTTTAGCTCTTTTTTTGGAAAATCTGTTGTGCTTTTTTATCTTTAGAAAAATCTTTAATCGTGTACAACAGTCATAGTAATCCAGAATTTCTGTCgttatgaaattatttatacGTCTTGGTCTCGCGGTGGACTGAATTGTTGATTGATATTGAAATTATGTGAATGTTATGCGAACAGGTTTTGAATGATGGCGGATGAAAACGTTAATGCTGAAATTCCTATTGAAGAAAATGGAGCTCCGGATGCTGTAGACGGCAATGAAGAGGCCTCTGATGTTTCTTCTTCAAtacaaaaagatgaagaagaggggaaaggttatCTCATATGTCTTTTGCTTGTGCAAACTACTTGCtctttttttatgagaaatgaCCTTGTTTGGTTACTGGTTATTGGTTTTGATTCTCTAATACTGACTGATTTAGGTAAGTTTGTTTCAAGTTCCGTTCTGATACAATTCTAACTACTGAACAACAATTTCAACACTCAATCAAATCGGAATTAATCTGGAAAGGAATCTTTGTAATCAATTCTTATTGATTACAAAGAATTACAGAGATTAGCAGCCTAAATCTATTCTCTATCGTCTCTTCATAAATTTCTTCTTTGAGTTCTTTTTCCCTCCCCTCTCCTCTGTCATCTCTTCTAACCAGTAACCGATTTTTCCATCACAATTACAATGGGATGTTCTAATTTGTGACTTAAAAACTCTCAAATTTGCTGGAAAATCCCCGAACTCCCAAAATGTAAAAGGACAAAATTCCAATATTATATACCTGTATTACATTGATGACTTTTTCCTGTTCAATTATTGATTAATGATTATTGAATATTGATTCAAGTGGAAAGAATAAGAACACAGGCCTCTCTTTCTCTGTTGATAAATGTGTGATGGTAATACAGCTGCATGGCATCTAGCCCAGAAGAAACTTGAAATGATGAATCAGAGCTCCTCCGATGCCTGCTTTTTGTTGGTCCTGCAAACACATTTTTGTTAACTTATTTGCTTACTTTTTACAGCACTGAACCgactaaattattataaattagcATATACACATTAGCTATATGATGACACTTAAAATTGCGATTGCTTCCCTATCATATACTTAATCTGCTTGAAAGATAACTTTATTGCATTATGCAGTCAGTACCTCTACCTGGGGCTTAAGTTCTTAGTGTTAAACTTAACTGTGCAGCTGTTGTCtttctgaattttattttggtaaatGGCTGTTTCtttgataaattattcaaattttctgCTAGTTAACTTATAATTTCACATGTCTACTTCGGAAAAATCTTTTTCTAGCAGAAGtttcatcaaagaagaaaaagaagaaaaacaaaagcaagtGAGGGCCTGTTTCCTGCTTTAATGTCCTTTTGCAGTTGGAAAATTTGATTTGGAAGTTGATATTACTCTTTATTTCTCAGGAAAAAGAAGGAAGCTCCTGTGCAAACTGATCCACCTTCTATTCCTGTAATTGACCTTTTCCCATCAGGGGAATTTCCTGAGGGTGAAATTCAACAGTACAAGGACGAGTGAGCATATGTTGCTTCCCTTTGATTACAATTCCCCTTTATTATAATCATTTGGGAGcttgatatttaaatttgatgcCAATATGTCAGTAATTTATGGAGGGCTACATCTGAAGAGAAGCGAGAATTGGAGCGCCTTGAAAAACCTAAGTACAATTCAGTTCGTCAAGCGGCAGAAGTTCATCGCCAGGTTGCAATATGGTCTTAGATATACTACTAATGCTATGTGATATGAGAACCAAATATGTATATGTTGTTATGAGTAATATGTAgccatatttttcttttttgatatttataagcAGTAAGTGAGCTTACTATTATTTTTCTGTTATTTCTGATATATATTGCTATGATACAATGCTGGCTAATATATAGAATTCTCCTAAATAGTTAGgtaattatcaaaaacaaaataaaagataagatAAATTCTAGCTTAgataatgagataaattttaaatagataatagATAATTATCTTTGATGATAGCTTATCATAGAATACGTACTTGGAAATATGGTGTAAAACCCAAGATCTATCCCCTTTTCTAGGAGCAATTGGTAGGTAAATACTATTATCAGCCACAAAATTTTCAGGAGCTAATGAATGTGCACCTTGTGCTTGTGAAGGTTGTGACTCATGCATTATTTCCTGTTGTAATTCAGCTTCTATCCCATGTTGAGATAATTATCCATGAGTTTCATTAGTTGGCTACTTTGAGTCTCATGACTTTGGAAACAGATTTTTAAGCATGATTGTTTTAATCTTGTCAGTCCTCCCTCGTTTCTAAATGCTTAGGTCCTATAGATGTATgttctaattttttaagttcTAAAGGTGTAGGTGTCACCTGTCAAGATAATAATAGTGGCATTGGCATAGGAATTTCTCAAACACAATTTTCTTCACCTAATATCGCCCCCTAAAGAGGAGTGTTTAGAAAATATGGttgtgattaaaaaaatgtgacatttttagagacaaattttttgtgtgtgtggaCAAAAATGGTTGGACCCTTTGTATAGGAGAGTCTTCTACAAAAACGCACTTAATTGCCTTAGGGTCCAACTTTCcccatttatttgaaaaagcaTGTACTAAGGTTGTGCTTCCAAAGGTTTTAGTGGGAGTGAATTTAGATGTCTAAACCCAGGAAAAGCTTGAAGAAAAAGTGAGAGGCGTGTCTTAAAGTTTAGGACATTTAGTTGGTAACCTATTAATAAGGTAAGTAGTTGTAACAACATACTCACCCCAAAGATACTTAGGCAAGTTCATTGTGAGCATTCAGGCACAAGACACCTCTAGAAGGTGTCTATTCTTTCCTTCAGCTATACAATTTGGTTTTGGTGTGTTCACACATGAACTTTGTTGGGCAATACCATTTTTTATCAATTAGCTTTCTGAGATTAAGTGAAAATATTCTCTACCATTGTAAGTCTTGGGTActtgaattttagtttaaaattaagcCATAACCATAGCATGGAAGGCTTGGAAAATTTGACCTGTGTTAGATTTTTCCTTCATTAGGTATACTCGACACAATCTTGGGTGGTCATATTGATGACCCGCCTTAATTTTGTAGGGTTAGTGACTCTAGATGGCCTCCAAATATCACTATGTGCTAGTGCAAATAGTTGTGAACTTTTATGATGATTGGCAAGATAGGAGGATCAACTATGTTTAGCAAATTGGCAATTTTCACATTGAAACATAAAAGGATTTTTATTCCTAAACAGTGTAGGaaacaatttatgaaaataaaatatgctaGGGTGTTCTAACCTACGTTGACACATCAAAATTTCCTGATTActaatcagaaaaaaaatacacTTAAATGTCCGATTTTGTTCACTTCTCAAGTTTGTATTCTCAAAGTAGTATAGTCCTTATTTTCAGCATTGTCAATCATCCTGCCCAAGTCCAGGTCTTGAAATTCACAATGAGAAGTAGAAAATTTAGCAATGCAATTCAATTCTTTGGTCAATGTACTAATGAACAGTAGTTTACAAGATAGGTTAAAGACATGCAAAACTGAATGAATGAAAAGATCTTTAGAAATTTGAACAATCCCTTTTCCTGCAACACTTGACATTAACCTATTAGCAATCTTAACTTCAAGGTTTCATAACATGGTTGTAAGAAATAAACATTCCTAAGTTACTTTACACATGGTCAAAGGCTCTTGAATCTATTACCCAAGATGTTTTTGACTTAGAATTGACGTTTTGGGTTGTATGGGCATTACGGATTTTGCAATAAACAAGAACTAGTGATATTATAATTGGCTTAGCTTATCAATTCATACAAATGATCTAACTGTTCCTTAGAAAATCATGCTGGTTCTGAGTTTAGGGTGTGGCAGTGCTATATTTTCTTCAATACCAGCATGAAACCCCTTTGTTTCACTAGGTCTGCTTGTTGTCTGATTTTGTGGTGTCTCCCATGCAGCTTCCATTCCAAGGGTTCCAATTCTTAAACTAGCTTAAGCAAATCTAAATTAGATACCCATTAAATCATTTAtcctttcatttttaattatttctgcACAATGTGGTACTTATACATTCTAATACTCCCCCTTGGGTGCAACTAGGATACTAGTTAATACTTGCCAGACATGGGATAGCCCATCTAAACTTGGGTGTGACTCTTCTTGGCTCAACCCTGATAACTCATTATTCACTTGAATTTACATTACTTATTTTAGGTGCGAAAATATATCAAGAGCATTGTGAAGCCAGGAATGTTAATGACTGACCTCTGTGAGACATTGGAGAACGCTGTCCGTAAATTAATATCAGAAGATGGTCTGCATGCTGGCATAGCTTTTCCTACTGGATGCTCTCTGAACTGGTGAGTTTTGTACATGCCATCTGAAGATGTTTATAAGGCTGCCTCTTTACTTGAAGCTCCTTCTCGTTGTCAGGGTTGCTGCACATTGGACACCAAATTCAGGAGATAAGACTGTGCTTCAGTATGATGATGTGATGAAGTTGGATTTTGGGACTCATATTGATGGTAATGCATGTTCTTTTCATCTGCCTTCTTGATCTTGTCTTTGTGTTTTGCTGCCTATTTTATCTTGGCATACAGCTTTATTTATTGACTGAATTGAGTGTTTGGTTTTGCAGGGTATATAGTTGACTGTGCCTTTACAGTGGCATTCAATCCAATGTTTGATCCGTTGCTTCAAGCCTCGCGTGATGCAACCAATACGGGTATCAAGGTGATCTAATTGTAATATGCTTATTGCATAAGCATGCCTGATCATCTCAGTATTTGTTCCTAAAGTTGTGAGACCATGTGTGCTCTTGCTGGTTACTGTTACATATTTTAAAGTAGTAAAACTGGGGTTGTGGGTTGTTTTTTAGGGTTGTGGACTtgcaaacatttttttttccttgaagTGGTGAAACTTTCTGCTATTCTGGCTGGTTGTTATTACATATTTTGAAGAACTTTTTATCTACTTTTTAGTGGTTCAACTAGTGTGTATTCTTCTCCCAAATAAACTGCAAATCCTGAATAATTCTAGAACCCCTATCCCACCAACTTGTCTGTCTGACTGTTTAAGCTGATTTCTGCATGCAGCTTACCTTCTAtaacattttatgtttttcatgtACAAAATTTGGCTTTCTAAGAATTGTCTAATAGTCCAATAATGTTACTATTATTACAAAAAACgtattacaataattatttttcaagagGGAgagttgggagggagagagaattaCCTTTTCGTTAGTTATTCGGATGAAGTTTGGTTTTCTCCAAGGCCTAACTGAATTTATTTGCCCTAATGGAGAGGTGCCAGGAAAATTTTTTGGTAGGATGAAGTATCCTCTCTGCATATCTTATTTTGTTGGGGCCTAATACTTTGCTTCCCAAACCTGTCTCTGGCTCCTAGGATTGCtactttaactttttttttcccatcCTTATCATACTATGATTTCTTTGTCCCACCATTTTTGTCTTTGTGTTCTTTGGGCAATAATTGCCAGGCTCGCAGCATAGCCacttttcttaattattatttcgaTAGTCTATTTGAAATTCGCTGTCTTTACTGTTGTCAAGTATATGAGAATCCCATGCTTCAGGGAATTTGAGGGTCAAACTTTCCAGTATTTTGTTTTGCTCCTGTTTTGTTGTTTACTATTTTGGtgtaaatattttcaaaaacttaaacaatgTCTTTGATAGTCATTCTATCATTTAGGAAGCTGGGATCGATGTCCGACTTTGTGATATTGGGGCCGCAATCCAAGAGGTGATGGAATCATATGAGGTTGAAATTAATGGAAAGACATTTCAAGGTAGAgtcattgtttttataatatgtttagTCTTTACATGTGTACTGGTAAGGACTTCAATGCATGATGTGAATGGGATCGTTGTCATTGTCCATGTTTCTGCAGATGGTTCATTCTTCTTGACCTCCTTGCGTATTGGATTAACATTCATACTAATAGAATAGTGGTTTTTATGTATTCCGAAATGTGGCCATGATCTTGTAAGTGGGCTTGTTCTTAATGGTAATGCCATCAACATAATTGCTTTGAATGAAATTCTGGAGGTTATAAAACTATCCACCTTTGATTATTGTATTAATCCAATTTTGTTTGGGGTTTTTAATATCCACAGGACATCCAAATGCATTGTGGAAATCTTTGTTGAATAAATTTCCATTTGCCTTGTTAATGTGCTTTTAGTGGAGTTAATAATTGACCTTACCTTGTTAGTCAGCCTGCCAGCATTAAACTACCTAGTATGGAATGAAAATGACCAATTGTCATAACATTTATGTTTGTCTCGAATTTTTGGATTATCTGGAATGAAAGTTCTGTTTTAGATCAATTTAACTTGCATAGTAATATTCATTAAAGTTATGAACTAATTCATTTGGATCATAGATAAATGGATCTATTTATCTCCATCTCatagatttgattttttctttttcccctttgAAGTCTTTACTTTTGTGCATCTGTATTCTGCTGTCACCAGGAAAATCTGGTTCAGGCAATTAGGGTTTTGCCCCTTTATATTTGGCTAATGACATCATGATTTATAGTTTGCATGTCTGTAAATCTCACTTAAAATAACATATggttatttgtttatatttaaattcacaCTCAAATGTTTCTGGCAGTTAAAAGTATACGAAACTTGAATGGGCACAGCATCGGGCAATATCAGATCCATGCTGGAAAGTCTGTCCCCATTGTAAAAGGAGGGGAGCAAACAAAGATGGAAGAGGGTGAATTTTATGCAATTGAAACTTTTGCATCTACaggtgattttttttctatttgtcaGGGAATTGATGTTGTAAAAGGGGCTGTTTGCTTTCCAATtaataaagattaccttggtaatctatcttttattacttatattatcttatttagtttatcagtattacaataattttctattactagtggtgatgtgacaagtaatgtagatggtaattagattactacgttcaccttaggtattaaaatagtactaaggtaatcttgattttattataattatatttttatttattaattttttaagacaaaaataacttcattttcaattaatatagcaagtaatataaaaaatattttaaaataattatactcaaaagcattttttttattactcctaattatttatacttatcaaattttatcaaacatagtaattatttatattcagtaatcttctaagtaatctattttcaagggaatttttcaattttgataataaaacattactcaaaccaaatatCTCCTAAATGTTATTGTTGCATGCAGGGAAAGGATATGTCAGAGAAGATCTAGAGTGCAGCCAttacatgaaaaattttgatgttGGTCACATCCCGCTGAGATTGCCCAGAGCAAAGCAACTGCTAGCAACAATCAACAAGAACTTCTCTACTTTAGCTTTCTGCAGACGGTATCTGGATCGCCTGGGAGAGACCAAGTATCTTATGGCACTGAAGAATTTGTGTGATTCTGGCATAGTTCAGGTACTTCTCTGTGCTgtgttaaaattcattatactTTACTTCAATTTTCTAAACTCTATCTTACTAATCCATGTTAACTTCAAATCCTGAACTCTTCCATTTGCTTCAGCTGCTCCATAAATTTGGtgttaaatatgtatttttgttcATGTGGAATTAGAAGTATTTTTCAATAGTTCAGTTCTTGTACAAGTATTCAAAGCTGAGAGATTAGGTGAAATCTTTGACACCCTAAATCTATGAAGAAAGGAACAAAATTTCCATGATTTACATTTTGCAAATTTCATAGATTGACTTGCAAGCACTTTTAAAGTTGATATCAAGAGGGTAGATCAAATAGAATGATCAAGTGGGAATCTATGTTCCAGTGTAATTTTTAATACCgagattaatttgatatattcatGAAGCCAGAAAGAGGCATGATGCTGTAGGATACTGTGATTGGCTGGTAAATTCTTGACGCTTAACATACCAATGTCACTGTTTTGTGTATTGGCAGCCTTACCCTCCTCTTTGTGACATTAAGGGCAGCTATGTGTCCCAGTTTGAGCATACCATCTTACTACGGCCAACTTGCAAAGAGGTGATATCCAGAGGTGATGATTACTGAAATGAAAGGAGTTAAAGTTTTGTCAGTAATTACATGGATGATAGCTGTACCATTACCTTTTAGACTACAAAAAATTTCGGTTGATCTtctgaatttaatttgttatgaTGTTAGATTCTGAACTTTGTTTTCCTATAAATTAAGGCACTAGTGCTGCACAACAGCAAAGAACATATCTATAATATTTTGCTACCTTGTTGTGAGTGTTTTGGTCAGCAGAGTCAGCAGCTATATGTAAATGTTTTAACTTTGAACTGCAGGAGGTAAAATGGTACCTCTTAAGTAGTCTTTCATATAATGGAACACACTGCTAAGTTGgcaaattttaaatgtttatttctGGATTCACGTTTTGAGTTAAATATTTCTGAGCCAaacttattatatttcaaaatgtTAATTGTTAACTGTGTGAAGTGGGATTTGTTGTTTGATCATATTAATATTGTAGTAATAATCTTACATTAGTGTTGgccatataatattaaaaactatttcacataattaaacattaaatgTAAAAGCTGAATTGCATTAACATAGAAATAAATTTGACTTGACAGTATATGCGCACCACAATTGTGaggtgtttgatttaattttcaataactGCAAAATTAGTTCACCCTCTAAGCTATAtctagttatatattttttaatacataattaaatacataatttaaaattaaggataaatttttacttcattatataataacaacacattatttatatatcaagtATATTCACAACATTGCTCTTCTAGTTTTGGACAAACTAAGATCAGTCCAATTGACTcaatccaatttttaaaatagtgatTGTAGTCACTAAGATaggattgaattcaaatcgaattatctCAAAATCATTTGTTAGCTTGGCTTGAGTGAGCTTAGCTTGGCAAATTCAAACTCTAAGGGTTATATATTACTAAGTTAGAGTTCGAATTTAGAAGAGTTCAACTCGTCAAGATGATtatattcgaatcaaattaaatttgaatttgagtcaacttgagttttactcacgtttgagtttgatttggcTCAAAAAAGTTGAGTTTGAACCGAGACTTGAGTTCAATGAATTTCTCTTAAACCAATCTGAGTTTGACTTAGTTTGAGATGAATTGAGATCAAATTTGACTTTGGATATAGTATCAACTCATtgacaaataataaattgtataGGTTACAGTACAACAGTTTGCAGATTTCAATTTCCATTCAACAAAGAGTACCGCTATACGCAAACCATGTTGTTTGTTCCAACCAGCACGGAGGTATCAAAATCCCAATTATATTagtacaattaattaattattaataattattctataatttaatACAGTCTGATTGCAAATagaattataattcaatttgagaaACGCACGACTGTCAATGGCTTCAGTGGGCTTCAACAATTCATTTCAGAAATCTGCAAAAACAGAGAAGATATCGCCGTGTACGTAGTCATTTTCTACCAAGCTAACCAAATAATAGCTGCTCTGCACCTGCAAGCATATTGAGAAAGAAGGCATtatattgttacaattttacatgagcaattaattaatgatatatgaGATGACATTTAAAGCTAGAATCCAACCTCTTCAAGCAATTTTCTTGACAAGTCACCCTCTGGGTACAAGGCAGCCCATGATCTTGTCCATATTTCAAATGCCTCATCCTTCCACACCTCAAAACTAGCAGGATCAACAACAGTAGGTTGGATAATCTCCTTCCCTGGGAAGACTCCCCAAGTCACGGCATTCACCCTTGTTTTACCAACATTGGATATCCAATTTCCTTCCTTGTTGACAGCCATGTAAGTTATAAATGGGAAAGCCTTGCATTTCTCAACAAGTGCATTCAACTTCTCCTTGGAGCAGAAAAATTCCAGATAGGCCTTCTGGTAAACATATCCTCCTGGCCCACCCCATCCTGAAAACACAGTATCACTCATTACAAAACAATTTAAACATCCAAGACATGGTTTTACACACTTGGCTGTGGAGCAAAATTATTGGGAAATGGGAAGGAACAGAAATACATATTAATTCAAAACAATGGAGAAGAGGTAATCCTGCACTAAAATACATAAAAGCCAGCCCAAGAGCAACCGGATCCTTCAGAAAAAAGTACAACCTATTGCCAATCTCagtaaaatcaaacttttatgtAAAGTCTCCTGAGCTTAACAAAAGTAGCAAACAAATCTACTATAAGTagacaaaaatacaaaaacaagtaAATCCTGTGTAATAACGTAATTTCAAAAAAGCACATCTGAACAGACAAAAAACAACCACACAACTGCACATGAATTTTACTAACCAACAGTTGGAGAATCGGATCGTTCTCCATTGACAGCAGGTTGGCTATTGATTGTTAGAAAACCTTTCAAGTTGATCTTCCCTAGCTGTTCATGTATGATTTTTGTCTCTGGCTGAAGGTCTAACTCAGACCAAGGACTGCTTCTCAACTTCCCGAGGCAGTATTTCTTGAATTTCTGGTATATAACGATCCCAACAGAACCATGTTAACGTGTGcagttattattatttgattcaggaagaaaaaaaacaatgcATCAGAGATAAAGCTTTACTTCACAAACATCTTCAATGCTTTTCAAGGGGACAGCCCATTCATCATGAAGTTTCTTGTCACGTGCACGTGCACGCATGAACTGTTGAGAAAATTATAAACTGAGTCAAACATGTCATATTCACAATGTGTAAATTTAATGAAAAGCAAACAAACATCCCTCAACTAAGTTGTGGTTTTCATCGTAACAAGATCAGTTCTCAAGCGTAATATCAAGCAAATAATTAAGTATCATATTACATTAAAAGATGCCAAGAATTGGACTATAATATTAAGAGAAGAAAGCAGCAATTA contains:
- the LOC123220728 gene encoding methionine aminopeptidase 2B isoform X2 is translated as MMADENVNAEIPIEENGAPDAVDGNEEASDVSSSIQKDEEEGKEVSSKKKKKKNKSKKKKEAPVQTDPPSIPVIDLFPSGEFPEGEIQQYKDDNLWRATSEEKRELERLEKPKYNSVRQAAEVHRQVRKYIKSIVKPGMLMTDLCETLENAVRKLISEDGLHAGIAFPTGCSLNWVAAHWTPNSGDKTVLQYDDVMKLDFGTHIDGYIVDCAFTVAFNPMFDPLLQASRDATNTGIKEAGIDVRLCDIGAAIQEVMESYEVEINGKTFQVKSIRNLNGHSIGQYQIHAGKSVPIVKGGEQTKMEEGEFYAIETFASTGKGYVREDLECSHYMKNFDVGHIPLRLPRAKQLLATINKNFSTLAFCRRYLDRLGETKYLMALKNLCDSGIVQPYPPLCDIKGSYVSQFEHTILLRPTCKEVISRGDDY
- the LOC123220728 gene encoding methionine aminopeptidase 2B isoform X1; the protein is MMADENVNAEIPIEENGAPDAVDGNEEASDVSSSIQKDEEEGKAEVSSKKKKKKNKSKKKKEAPVQTDPPSIPVIDLFPSGEFPEGEIQQYKDDNLWRATSEEKRELERLEKPKYNSVRQAAEVHRQVRKYIKSIVKPGMLMTDLCETLENAVRKLISEDGLHAGIAFPTGCSLNWVAAHWTPNSGDKTVLQYDDVMKLDFGTHIDGYIVDCAFTVAFNPMFDPLLQASRDATNTGIKEAGIDVRLCDIGAAIQEVMESYEVEINGKTFQVKSIRNLNGHSIGQYQIHAGKSVPIVKGGEQTKMEEGEFYAIETFASTGKGYVREDLECSHYMKNFDVGHIPLRLPRAKQLLATINKNFSTLAFCRRYLDRLGETKYLMALKNLCDSGIVQPYPPLCDIKGSYVSQFEHTILLRPTCKEVISRGDDY